Proteins found in one Candidatus Hydrogenedentota bacterium genomic segment:
- a CDS encoding ComF family protein — protein MRRVSMAANPSEPAVPGGAGTPSWFARAAAAWPDWALALKNLFLPVYCKACGARILTEDNVFFCPDCWMRAPWIEPPYCTCCGRPHPGMIALGNAPEHFPCADCRETKHPRVERVFAPAVYDDVVKTAVKLFKFGGRRQLARPMGEALRDMVRERMDTGLYDLVIPVPLHPVRLRQRGFNQSLLLAQEVLSEFPRAALDSSLIRVRPTRAQSRLKPKERAENVRGAFAVTGDSVKKKTILLVDDVVTTRETVTECARVLRRAGAARVDVLAFALAVPRTRW, from the coding sequence ATGCGGCGCGTCTCCATGGCGGCGAACCCGTCTGAGCCCGCCGTGCCCGGCGGAGCCGGGACACCGTCATGGTTCGCGCGCGCGGCCGCCGCGTGGCCGGACTGGGCCCTCGCGCTCAAGAATCTTTTTCTGCCCGTCTACTGCAAGGCGTGCGGCGCCCGGATTCTTACGGAGGACAACGTCTTCTTCTGCCCCGACTGCTGGATGCGCGCCCCGTGGATCGAGCCGCCCTACTGCACCTGCTGCGGAAGACCCCATCCCGGCATGATCGCCCTGGGCAACGCGCCGGAGCATTTCCCCTGCGCCGACTGCCGGGAGACGAAGCATCCCCGGGTGGAGCGGGTGTTCGCCCCCGCCGTCTACGATGACGTGGTGAAAACGGCGGTGAAGCTGTTCAAGTTCGGCGGGCGGCGGCAACTGGCCCGCCCGATGGGGGAGGCGTTGCGCGACATGGTGCGGGAGCGCATGGATACCGGCCTCTACGACCTCGTCATTCCCGTGCCCCTGCACCCTGTGCGCCTCCGGCAACGGGGATTCAACCAGTCCCTGCTCCTCGCGCAGGAGGTGCTGTCCGAGTTCCCACGGGCGGCGCTGGACAGCTCCCTCATCCGCGTGCGCCCGACACGCGCCCAGAGCCGCCTCAAGCCCAAGGAGCGCGCCGAGAACGTGCGCGGGGCCTTTGCCGTCACCGGCGACTCCGTAAAGAAGAAGACCATCCTGCTGGTGGACGACGTGGTGACGACCCGGGAAACCGTCACCGAATGCGCCCGCGTGCTCCGCCGGGCCGGGGCCGCCCGGGTGGACGTCCTCGCCTTCGCCCTGGCCGTGCCGCGCACCCGGTGGTGA
- a CDS encoding AarF/ABC1/UbiB kinase family protein yields MMYTRLGRNTVNAVRLAEIMQVLVRHGFADLLNRAGFYDGLPARLLQGLNLMNAPVGEAATLGQRLREALAELGPTFVKMGQILSTRPDLVGASISQELVSLQDRVPPLPWEIMSLRIEEALNVPLDEVFASIDQKAVASASLSQVYRAVLRTGEQVAVKVQRPDIEKAIESDLSLMRSAAEWIADHLEETRLFDPVGIVDEFARSIRRELDFTIEAMVVEQFARNFADDPRVIIPRVHRQHSSRRLLMLEWIDGVRADSLEDYPGRNSDPKTVAVQGCEILCRMVFEHRLFHADPHPGNIFVVNDNRIAFLDLGMAGHLEEADIVLIADLFHAIFRGDSRACMEAVLQLTAQGDPDRPEALQHELAEFIAFEAPAIISGGRALRGLEATVQIMRRHNLEPAPRFSLLIKGLATIEVVGRSLCPDLDMLPILQPYLQRIVLARYSPSSLLAQAQAQAGSLARLGRQAPEDITVLLRQLRRGKLKFQIHHEHLENLSNTIDRSSKRNAVAMVIAALVVGSSLLVTTNSSMVHLGVAGYLVAGALGFMLVISILWGKGI; encoded by the coding sequence ATGATGTACACACGCCTCGGCAGGAACACGGTCAACGCGGTCCGCCTCGCCGAAATCATGCAGGTGCTCGTGCGCCACGGTTTCGCCGATCTCCTGAACCGGGCCGGATTCTACGACGGCCTGCCCGCGCGGCTCCTGCAGGGGCTGAACCTCATGAACGCCCCCGTGGGCGAGGCGGCCACGCTGGGCCAGCGGCTGCGGGAGGCCCTGGCGGAGCTGGGCCCCACGTTTGTGAAAATGGGGCAAATCCTCAGCACCCGCCCGGACCTGGTGGGCGCGTCCATCTCCCAGGAACTGGTGAGCCTCCAGGACCGGGTGCCCCCCCTCCCCTGGGAGATCATGAGCCTGCGCATAGAGGAGGCGCTCAACGTTCCCCTCGACGAGGTGTTCGCCTCCATAGACCAGAAGGCTGTGGCGTCAGCCTCCCTGAGCCAGGTCTACCGGGCCGTCCTGAGGACGGGGGAACAGGTGGCCGTCAAGGTGCAGCGGCCGGACATTGAGAAGGCCATCGAGTCGGACCTCAGCCTGATGCGCTCGGCCGCCGAATGGATCGCCGACCACCTGGAGGAAACCCGGCTCTTCGACCCCGTCGGCATCGTGGACGAGTTCGCGCGCAGCATCCGGCGGGAGCTGGACTTCACCATCGAGGCGATGGTCGTGGAGCAGTTCGCCCGGAACTTCGCCGACGACCCCCGGGTGATCATACCCAGGGTGCACCGGCAGCACTCCTCCCGGCGCCTTCTCATGCTGGAGTGGATTGACGGGGTGCGCGCGGACAGTCTGGAGGACTACCCCGGGCGGAACTCAGACCCCAAGACCGTCGCCGTGCAGGGCTGTGAGATTCTCTGCAGGATGGTTTTCGAGCACCGCCTTTTCCACGCCGACCCGCATCCCGGAAACATTTTCGTGGTAAACGACAACCGGATCGCGTTTCTCGACCTGGGCATGGCGGGCCATCTGGAGGAGGCGGACATCGTCCTCATCGCCGACCTGTTTCACGCCATTTTCCGCGGCGATTCCCGGGCCTGCATGGAGGCGGTGCTTCAGTTGACCGCCCAGGGGGATCCCGACCGGCCCGAGGCCCTCCAGCACGAGCTGGCCGAGTTCATCGCCTTCGAGGCGCCCGCCATCATCAGCGGCGGACGGGCCCTGCGCGGCCTGGAGGCAACCGTCCAGATCATGCGCCGCCACAACCTCGAGCCGGCCCCCCGCTTCTCCCTGCTGATCAAGGGGCTGGCTACCATAGAGGTCGTCGGACGGTCCCTCTGTCCCGATCTCGACATGCTCCCCATTCTCCAGCCCTATCTGCAAAGGATCGTGCTGGCGCGCTACTCCCCGTCCAGCCTGCTGGCGCAGGCGCAGGCGCAGGCCGGATCCCTCGCGCGCCTTGGCCGGCAGGCCCCCGAGGACATCACCGTGCTTCTGCGCCAGCTCCGGCGGGGAAAGCTGAAATTCCAGATTCACCATGAGCATCTGGAGAACCTCTCCAACACCATAGACCGCTCCAGCAAGCGGAACGCCGTCGCCATGGTCATCGCGGCGCTGGTGGTGGGTTCGAGCCTGCTTGTGACGACCAACAGCAGCATGGTCCATCTCGGCGTCGCCGGGTATCTCGTCGCCGGGGCGCTCGGGTTCATGCTGGTGATTTCCATCCTCTGGGGCAAGGGAATATGA
- a CDS encoding AbrB/MazE/SpoVT family DNA-binding domain-containing protein produces MVTKVQKWGNSQGLRLSRELLQAARITVGDEVVVTANEGEIRITPASRVRGRYCLKELLDRVPPRGKTSEEDWGRPEGGEVW; encoded by the coding sequence ATGGTGACCAAGGTCCAGAAATGGGGAAACAGCCAGGGACTCCGTCTTTCGCGGGAACTCCTTCAGGCGGCCCGCATCACCGTGGGCGACGAGGTGGTTGTCACGGCGAACGAGGGGGAGATACGGATCACGCCCGCGAGCCGGGTGCGGGGCCGCTACTGTTTGAAGGAACTTCTGGACAGGGTTCCCCCGCGCGGAAAGACATCGGAAGAGGACTGGGGGCGGCCGGAAGGCGGGGAGGTGTGGTAG
- a CDS encoding mRNA-degrading endonuclease, with translation MAAYTPRKGDYISVAFDPQSGHEQRGRRPALVLSNTEFNRKTGLAMVCPLTNTDRNYPFHVPVGDAPRVTGFVMVEQVESIDYRARDARRIGVASAAVLEEALALLDACIY, from the coding sequence ATGGCGGCATACACGCCCCGCAAAGGGGACTACATCTCCGTGGCGTTTGACCCGCAGTCCGGACACGAGCAGAGGGGGAGGCGTCCGGCGCTGGTCCTGAGCAACACGGAATTCAACCGGAAGACCGGGCTCGCCATGGTGTGCCCCCTCACAAACACCGACCGCAACTACCCCTTTCACGTTCCCGTGGGGGACGCCCCGCGGGTCACGGGATTCGTGATGGTGGAACAGGTAGAATCCATTGATTATCGCGCGCGGGACGCCCGCCGCATCGGAGTTGCCTCCGCCGCCGTGCTGGAGGAGGCGCTGGCGCTGCTGGACGCGTGCATTTACTGA
- a CDS encoding Na+:solute symporter, whose protein sequence is MLLQPIDWVIILLFFAVSLAIGVAVTRKAGSSSEEFFAAGRSMPWWLLGVSMVATTFSTDTPNLVTDIVRRNGVAGNWEWWAFLLTGLLTVFVYAQLWRRSGVLTDVEFYEVRYSGKSAAFLRGFRALYLGVFFNTIIMASVTLAAIKIGSVMLNMSPMKTVVVAGVITVAYSSLGGLRGVLITDFLQFAIAMVGAVCAAYVALGRPEVGGLQGLLSHPELSSKLSIFPDFASGDKSVLVSIFVLPLAVQWWSVWYPGSEPGGGGYIAQRMLAAKDEKNAVGAVFFFNAAHYALRPWPWIIVALCSLLVFPTIDSLKAAFPHAANIVNHDMAYPAMLTFLGPGVLGIVVASLIAAYMSTISTHLNWGASYVVNDFYLRFVSPGASEKDQVMVGRVITCVLMVMAGLLALVLESAKDNFDLMLQVGAGTGLLFILRWFWWRINAATEIAAMVISFLVAVGFFAAGKAGYPLAQWVKLLSGVSITTLGWMVVMLVTTPTDRSVLLSFYRRVHPGGPGWKAIAAQAGADGGMHPSTRWRVPEGILCMALGCVAIYGALFATGYWLYGQYGLASVTTVIALAASLALAKAWPKLLQSPEEEAQKG, encoded by the coding sequence ATGCTTCTTCAACCCATTGACTGGGTGATCATTCTCCTGTTTTTTGCCGTGTCGCTGGCCATTGGCGTGGCCGTGACAAGGAAAGCCGGGTCGAGTTCGGAGGAGTTTTTTGCCGCCGGACGGAGCATGCCCTGGTGGCTGCTGGGTGTGTCCATGGTGGCGACCACCTTTTCAACGGACACGCCCAACCTCGTCACGGACATCGTGCGGCGGAACGGCGTGGCGGGAAACTGGGAGTGGTGGGCTTTTCTGCTGACGGGCCTCCTGACGGTGTTTGTGTACGCCCAGCTGTGGCGGCGCTCCGGCGTGCTGACGGACGTCGAGTTCTACGAGGTGCGGTACAGCGGAAAGTCGGCCGCGTTTCTGCGCGGGTTCCGGGCGCTCTATCTGGGCGTGTTCTTCAACACCATCATCATGGCCTCCGTGACGCTGGCCGCCATCAAGATCGGCAGCGTCATGCTGAACATGAGCCCCATGAAAACCGTGGTCGTGGCGGGCGTGATCACCGTGGCGTACAGTTCCCTGGGCGGCCTGCGCGGCGTGCTGATCACGGACTTCCTTCAGTTCGCCATCGCGATGGTGGGGGCCGTGTGCGCGGCCTATGTGGCCCTCGGAAGGCCGGAGGTGGGCGGGCTGCAGGGGCTCTTGAGCCACCCGGAGCTTTCCTCCAAACTGTCCATCTTCCCGGATTTCGCCTCCGGCGACAAATCCGTGCTGGTGTCCATTTTTGTCCTGCCCCTGGCGGTGCAGTGGTGGAGCGTGTGGTATCCGGGGTCGGAGCCCGGCGGCGGCGGGTACATCGCCCAGCGCATGCTGGCGGCGAAGGACGAGAAGAACGCCGTCGGCGCGGTGTTCTTCTTCAACGCGGCCCACTACGCCCTCCGTCCCTGGCCGTGGATCATTGTGGCGCTGTGCTCCCTGCTGGTCTTCCCCACCATTGACTCCCTGAAGGCCGCCTTCCCCCACGCGGCGAACATCGTGAACCACGACATGGCCTACCCGGCCATGCTCACGTTTCTGGGGCCGGGAGTGCTGGGGATTGTGGTCGCCTCGCTGATCGCGGCGTACATGTCCACCATTTCCACCCACCTGAACTGGGGGGCGTCGTATGTGGTCAACGACTTCTATCTGCGCTTTGTGAGCCCCGGCGCGTCTGAGAAAGACCAGGTCATGGTGGGGCGCGTCATTACCTGCGTCCTCATGGTGATGGCCGGTCTCCTGGCATTGGTGCTGGAGTCGGCGAAGGACAACTTCGACCTCATGCTCCAGGTGGGCGCGGGCACGGGCCTGCTCTTCATCCTGCGCTGGTTTTGGTGGCGGATCAACGCCGCCACGGAAATCGCCGCCATGGTCATCTCTTTCCTTGTGGCGGTGGGGTTCTTTGCCGCCGGGAAGGCTGGCTATCCCCTGGCGCAGTGGGTCAAACTTCTGTCGGGCGTCAGTATCACCACCCTGGGGTGGATGGTGGTCATGCTTGTGACCACCCCGACGGACAGGAGTGTTCTCTTGTCGTTCTACCGCCGGGTGCATCCGGGAGGGCCGGGGTGGAAGGCCATTGCGGCGCAGGCTGGGGCGGACGGCGGCATGCACCCTTCCACCCGGTGGCGGGTGCCTGAAGGCATCCTGTGCATGGCGCTGGGCTGCGTCGCCATTTACGGCGCGCTTTTCGCCACCGGCTACTGGCTCTATGGACAGTACGGCCTCGCGTCTGTGACCACGGTTATCGCGCTGGCGGCCTCCCTGGCCCTGGCGAAAGCCTGGCCGAAGCTCCTTCAGTCACCGGAAGAGGAGGCGCAGAAGGGATGA
- a CDS encoding serine/threonine-protein phosphatase produces MEFEISGLTDIGRRKQKNEDNFGVFPAGEDSPEWSSDGVLLVVADGLGGHFGGEMASKLAVSLVGDLLKGCGSGDPAVPAREGESAAVAEEVRGWEDTKDWHVLLREAFRRANESIFKTNQDFVDTGRPMGTTLLAAFVKHGTAWVCNVGDSRAYHVRNGEILAKTEDHSWVDEQVKQGLMTPEDAAKDKRKNLVTRSIGTDPEVEADVYTWKVRSGDLLMLCTDGLINMVPDDEIAAVLARPESAETLARELVDLANRNGGRDNITAVVAFIRPSAAGRALRRLREAMAEVSLLNVAALFVYGLFAAAAGYFLRALGM; encoded by the coding sequence ATGGAGTTCGAAATATCCGGCCTGACGGACATCGGCAGGCGCAAACAGAAAAACGAGGACAATTTTGGGGTGTTTCCGGCGGGGGAGGATTCCCCGGAATGGTCCTCCGACGGCGTCTTGCTCGTGGTGGCGGACGGGCTGGGCGGCCATTTCGGGGGAGAGATGGCCTCCAAGCTTGCGGTGTCCCTCGTGGGCGATCTCTTGAAGGGGTGCGGTTCGGGTGACCCCGCCGTCCCCGCAAGGGAAGGAGAGTCCGCCGCCGTCGCCGAAGAGGTCCGGGGATGGGAAGACACGAAGGACTGGCACGTCCTGCTGCGCGAGGCGTTCCGGCGGGCCAACGAAAGCATTTTCAAGACCAACCAGGACTTCGTTGACACCGGCCGGCCCATGGGCACGACCCTGCTCGCCGCCTTCGTGAAGCACGGCACGGCGTGGGTCTGCAACGTGGGGGACTCGCGCGCGTACCATGTGCGCAACGGGGAGATTCTCGCGAAGACCGAGGACCACTCCTGGGTGGACGAACAGGTGAAGCAGGGGCTTATGACCCCCGAGGACGCCGCCAAGGACAAGCGGAAGAACCTTGTCACCCGGTCCATCGGCACGGACCCCGAAGTGGAGGCCGACGTCTACACCTGGAAAGTGCGGTCCGGCGACCTGCTGATGCTCTGCACGGACGGCCTGATCAACATGGTTCCTGACGATGAAATTGCGGCCGTCCTCGCCCGCCCCGAGAGCGCGGAGACGCTTGCGCGGGAGTTGGTGGACTTGGCAAACCGCAACGGGGGGCGGGACAACATCACCGCGGTTGTGGCGTTTATCCGGCCGAGCGCCGCGGGGCGCGCCCTGCGCAGGCTCCGGGAAGCGATGGCCGAGGTGTCCCTGCTCAACGTGGCCGCGCTCTTCGTCTACGGGCTGTTTGCGGCGGCGGCCGGGTACTTCCTGAGGGCGCTGGGCATGTGA